The genomic segment CACTCCGAGCTCGAGGCCACCTGGGGGCGCCGCTGGGGCGCCGCTGACGAGGTGAGTCGACTGCGTTCCGTACTTATGCGCCGACCGGCGGCGGGGCTGGCACAGATCGACCCCGCGGCGTACTCCCGCGAACTCGACGCCCTCGTGGACCCCGCCCGGCGCTGGTACTGGACCGGCAAGGATGCCCCCGACCTCGACAGGGTCGCAGCGGAGCACGACGGTTTCGCGGACGTGCTGCGAGCCAACGGCGTCGAGGTCGTGTACGCAGACCCTCTGCCGGACTTCACCAAAGCCGTGTACACCCGTGACCCGCTGATCACAGTCCCCGGCGGAGCGATCATCACACGACTGGCCGCTCGCATGCGCCGTGGAGAGGAGCAATCTATCGCGCGTGCCGTCGCAGGCGCGGGGATGCCGATCCTGGGCACGATCACGGGCGAAGGCGTCGTCGAGGGCGGCACCTTCGTCAAAGTGCGGCGCGACCAGGCCTTCCTCGGCACATCCGTCCGTACCACACCCGAGGGGCACCGGCAGCTCGCCCGCATGCTCGAGCCGCACGGAATCACCCTGCACCGGGTCTCACTGCCCGGTTATCTGATCCACCTCGACATGTGCTCCTCGATGATCGACGACGACCTGGCGCTCGTCAACCCCCGGCTCGCTCCGTACGACTACATCAGTGCCCTGGAGGGCCTCGGCATCGAGCTCGTCGAGGTACACCCCTCGGAGGAGTGGGCGAGCAACCTCCTGGTCCTCGATCGACGACGAGTGATCATGCCGGACCATCTCCCGCGCACGGCCGACCGCCTCGCGGCCAAGGGCGTCGAGGTCATCGCAGTGCCGTATCGCGAGATCCTCAAGAACGGCGGAGGACTCCACTGTTCGACGATGGAACTGCAGCGGGACTGGAGCTGACGATGACCGATCGGACAGCACAGGAGTCCTTCCTCGACGACTTCGCGCGACTCTCGTCCTTCGGCGCGACCGCCGGAGGCGGCGTCGAGCGGCTCGCCGGTTCACCGGAGCATGCACAGCTACGCGAGTGGCTCGCTGGTCGCTTCGTCGCACACGGATTCACCGCGCATTTCGACGCGATCGGGAATCTGTTCGGCCTCGCGGAGCTCGTGCCCGGCGCCCCGTTCGTGCTGTTCGGCTCACACACCGACAGCCAGCCACTCGCAGG from the Microbacterium ginsengiterrae genome contains:
- a CDS encoding dimethylarginine dimethylaminohydrolase family protein, encoding MTFDSTMEVSDGKFHALMGPEGAPGFSDHSELEATWGRRWGAADEVSRLRSVLMRRPAAGLAQIDPAAYSRELDALVDPARRWYWTGKDAPDLDRVAAEHDGFADVLRANGVEVVYADPLPDFTKAVYTRDPLITVPGGAIITRLAARMRRGEEQSIARAVAGAGMPILGTITGEGVVEGGTFVKVRRDQAFLGTSVRTTPEGHRQLARMLEPHGITLHRVSLPGYLIHLDMCSSMIDDDLALVNPRLAPYDYISALEGLGIELVEVHPSEEWASNLLVLDRRRVIMPDHLPRTADRLAAKGVEVIAVPYREILKNGGGLHCSTMELQRDWS